One window from the genome of Hyphomonas neptunium ATCC 15444 encodes:
- a CDS encoding TetR/AcrR family transcriptional regulator → MKCNQPIRRRDAAATKTAILCAARTLFARDSYENVGIREIASLAGADAALVSRYFGSKEELFSEVLDHGERGVDLLGTEVSGLPERVGEIMTDPEDEGKSLEDILIILHSANSPVAGPLVRDSITKRFHAPFAEVIGGEHAMMRSQMFGAMLLGLSISQQISGDFADTPEMREKVKARIADIIVKVIAPL, encoded by the coding sequence ATGAAATGTAATCAACCGATCCGCCGCAGAGATGCCGCAGCGACCAAAACCGCCATTCTCTGTGCCGCGCGAACCCTGTTTGCCCGCGACAGTTACGAGAATGTCGGCATACGGGAGATTGCGTCTCTGGCGGGCGCCGATGCGGCGCTGGTTTCACGCTATTTCGGCTCCAAGGAGGAGCTGTTTTCCGAAGTGCTCGACCATGGGGAACGCGGGGTTGACCTGCTGGGCACCGAGGTCTCGGGCCTGCCTGAGCGGGTGGGCGAGATCATGACGGACCCGGAGGATGAGGGTAAATCGCTCGAAGACATCCTGATCATCCTGCACTCGGCGAACTCGCCGGTGGCCGGGCCACTGGTGCGCGACTCGATCACCAAGCGGTTTCATGCCCCGTTTGCCGAAGTCATTGGCGGGGAGCATGCGATGATGCGCTCCCAGATGTTCGGGGCGATGCTGCTGGGCCTTTCAATCAGCCAGCAGATCAGCGGCGATTTTGCCGACACGCCGGAAATGCGCGAGAAGGTGAAAGCCCGGATTGCAGACATCATCGTAAAGGTCATCGCGCCGCTCTGA
- a CDS encoding efflux transporter outer membrane subunit, whose protein sequence is MIHLKLPTLTAIAALALSACATAPAAPDSSVASRVEGALLSAEAANVAATPVPKDWWRLYQSEALDGLVTQALTNNRSLAGAAANLEQVRAGLSEARSALLPSTTATAGGQYVRDPSFAPGDVETDVYSLGFEMAYEVDIFGRVSSSVEAARQDAAAAEAAYRGASLMVAGETARAWIDYCAGNIQLETAQSNYGLQEETLNLTRTLFDAGRGIRLDVVQAEAALRRAEADIPSVRAARDAALFRLARLTGQTPAEMSQAVPACESMPQLVSLLPTGESATLLARRPDVRQAELQLASAAARVGIATANLYPSVSIGGSVSTASLGGAGDMFSEDGLSFGLGPLISWNFPNVAAARARLAAAEAGVDIALANFDETFLTALEEAEIALTNYAAEKERYAALEASAAASEEAAELARTRYRIGSDNFLNVLDAERTFIETRTALAQSEAAKASAEINVFMAMGGGWAD, encoded by the coding sequence ATGATACATCTCAAACTCCCCACGCTCACGGCCATTGCCGCTCTCGCCCTCAGCGCCTGCGCCACCGCGCCCGCCGCCCCGGACAGCTCCGTTGCTTCGCGCGTTGAAGGCGCCTTGCTCTCGGCAGAAGCGGCCAATGTCGCCGCCACGCCTGTGCCCAAAGACTGGTGGCGCCTCTATCAGAGCGAGGCCCTCGACGGCCTCGTCACGCAGGCGCTCACCAATAACCGCTCGCTTGCCGGCGCCGCGGCAAATCTTGAGCAGGTTCGTGCAGGGCTTTCGGAGGCCCGCTCCGCGCTGCTGCCATCCACCACCGCCACCGCCGGCGGCCAATATGTCCGTGATCCGAGCTTCGCGCCGGGCGATGTTGAAACCGACGTCTATTCGCTTGGCTTCGAGATGGCCTATGAGGTCGATATCTTCGGCCGCGTCAGCTCCAGCGTCGAAGCTGCCCGCCAGGACGCTGCCGCTGCCGAGGCCGCCTATCGCGGCGCGTCCCTGATGGTCGCGGGTGAAACCGCCCGCGCCTGGATCGATTATTGCGCCGGCAATATCCAGCTTGAAACCGCCCAGTCGAATTACGGCTTGCAGGAAGAGACGCTCAATCTCACCCGCACCCTGTTCGATGCGGGCCGCGGCATCCGTCTGGATGTCGTGCAGGCCGAGGCCGCGCTCCGCCGCGCCGAAGCCGACATCCCGTCCGTGCGCGCCGCCCGTGACGCCGCCTTGTTCCGCCTGGCCCGCTTGACTGGCCAGACCCCCGCAGAGATGAGCCAAGCGGTCCCCGCGTGCGAAAGCATGCCGCAGCTCGTCTCGCTCCTCCCCACCGGGGAAAGCGCAACCCTCCTTGCGCGCCGTCCGGATGTGCGCCAGGCGGAACTTCAGCTTGCCAGCGCCGCCGCCCGCGTCGGTATCGCCACGGCAAACCTCTACCCTTCCGTCAGCATCGGCGGCTCGGTCTCCACCGCCTCGCTGGGCGGGGCAGGCGACATGTTCAGCGAAGACGGCCTCAGCTTCGGCCTCGGCCCGCTGATCAGCTGGAACTTCCCGAACGTCGCTGCCGCCCGCGCCCGCCTCGCTGCGGCCGAAGCCGGCGTCGACATCGCCCTCGCCAATTTCGACGAGACCTTCCTCACCGCCCTGGAAGAGGCCGAAATCGCCCTCACCAACTACGCGGCCGAGAAAGAGCGCTACGCCGCCCTGGAAGCTTCCGCCGCTGCGTCGGAAGAAGCCGCCGAACTCGCCCGCACCCGTTACCGGATCGGGTCAGACAACTTCCTCAACGTCCTCGACGCCGAGCGCACCTTCATCGAAACCCGCACCGCGCTCGCCCAATCCGAAGCGGCAAAGGCCAGCGCCGAGATCAACGTCTTCATGGCCATGGGTGGCGGCTGGGCTGACTAG
- a CDS encoding efflux RND transporter periplasmic adaptor subunit — protein MRSRNFATVSVLATALVVGACSAPQAQEQGGPPPPQVDVAVPLSSQVADWNGYTGRFESVERVEVRARVSGYVKSVNFEDGARVKAGELLFTLDDRPFRAALAQAEAQLAQAKAQSVQAQSDLERSTKLAESGAVSVEELEQNRTALASAEAAVAAAEAGVDAARLDLSFTRVTAPIDGRVSARNVDPGNLVAGGNSSGDILTTLVRDEELYFTFNVSEADYLRYARAEKSDGAVKAEARLQDETSFTRPGEVVFADNRMGDTTGSIRVRALIDNEDGLIRPGMTGEVRINGSAPYSALMVPQTAVQTDGTRRTLFLVNERNEVEAAPVQLGPLSGNMQVISGGLEANDRVVVNGLLRARPGAVVNPVAVELDYETAPEDPAQVLSRPAMSARRVN, from the coding sequence ATGCGTTCGCGCAATTTTGCAACCGTTTCCGTTCTGGCAACGGCTCTTGTCGTCGGGGCATGCAGTGCGCCGCAGGCTCAAGAGCAGGGCGGTCCTCCCCCGCCGCAGGTCGATGTCGCAGTCCCACTCTCCTCCCAGGTGGCTGACTGGAACGGCTATACCGGCCGTTTCGAGTCCGTGGAACGCGTAGAAGTACGTGCCCGCGTCAGCGGCTATGTGAAGTCGGTCAACTTTGAAGACGGCGCCCGTGTAAAGGCGGGCGAACTCCTCTTCACGCTCGATGATCGCCCCTTCCGCGCCGCGCTCGCCCAGGCCGAAGCCCAGCTCGCCCAGGCGAAAGCCCAGAGCGTCCAGGCTCAGTCCGATCTTGAACGGTCCACAAAGCTTGCTGAATCCGGCGCTGTCTCGGTCGAAGAACTCGAGCAGAACCGCACAGCGCTCGCCAGCGCCGAAGCTGCCGTCGCTGCGGCCGAGGCCGGTGTCGACGCCGCCCGGCTCGATCTCAGCTTCACCCGTGTCACTGCCCCCATCGACGGCCGGGTCTCTGCCCGTAACGTAGACCCCGGCAACCTCGTCGCGGGCGGCAACTCTTCGGGCGACATCCTCACCACGCTGGTGCGCGATGAAGAACTCTACTTCACCTTCAACGTCTCCGAGGCCGACTATCTGCGTTATGCCCGCGCCGAGAAGTCAGACGGCGCCGTCAAAGCTGAAGCCCGCCTTCAGGACGAAACCTCCTTCACCCGTCCGGGCGAGGTGGTCTTCGCCGACAACCGCATGGGCGACACGACCGGTTCGATCCGTGTCCGTGCGCTGATCGACAATGAAGACGGCCTCATCCGCCCCGGCATGACCGGTGAAGTCCGCATCAACGGCTCGGCCCCGTATTCAGCCCTTATGGTGCCCCAGACGGCGGTGCAGACAGACGGCACCCGCCGCACGCTGTTCCTCGTCAACGAGCGTAACGAAGTTGAGGCCGCCCCGGTCCAGCTCGGCCCGCTCAGTGGCAACATGCAGGTCATCAGCGGCGGCCTTGAGGCGAATGACCGGGTCGTGGTCAACGGCCTCCTGCGCGCCCGTCCCGGCGCGGTGGTCAACCCCGTTGCGGTCGAGCTTGATTACGAAACCGCGCCTGAAGATCCGGCACAGGTCCTCAGCCGTCCAGCCATGTCTGCCCGCCGCGTGAATTGA
- the katG gene encoding catalase/peroxidase HPI has translation MDGNDLVENKCPVMHGGITVAGHSNTAWWPETLNLEILHQHDTKVSPLGKDFNYRDAVKSLDFEALKKDMHDLMTNSQDWWPADYGHYGGLMIRLAWHSAGSYRLADGRGGGNTGNIRFAPLNSWPDNGNLDKARRLLWPIKKKYGNKISWADLILLSGTIAYESMGLKTYGFSFGREDIWAPEKDVYWGAEKEWLAPSDERYTDVDKPETMENPLAAVQMGLIYVNPEGVNGKSDPLKSAAQVRETFARMAMNDEETAALTCGGHTVGKAHGNGDAGKLSPPPEGNDLETQGFGWMNPNMDGKATNAVTSGIEGAWTTHPTKWDMGYFHLLFGYEWELTKSPAGASQWRPINIKEEDMPVDPTDPTKRVMPMMTDADMAMKMDPAYNAICQKFMADQAYFSDTFARAWFKLTHRDLGPRVRYIGPDAPQEDLIWQDPVPAGSKSYDVAAVKAKIADSGLSLSEMVSTAWDSARTFRGSDLRGGANGARIRLAPQKDWAGNEPARLQKVLSVLEPIASATGASVADVIVLAGNVGVEQAAKAAGFDISVPFSPGRGDATAEMTDADSFESLEPYADGFRNWQKEDYVVKPEELLLDRAQLLGLTGPEMTVLLGGMRVMGTNHGGTKHGVFTDKVGALTNDFFVNLTDMANKWVPRGKNAYDITDRKSGAVKFTATRADLVFGSNSILRAYAEIYAQDDAKEKFVKDFVAAWSKVMDADRFDLA, from the coding sequence ATGGACGGCAATGATCTGGTCGAAAATAAATGCCCCGTCATGCACGGGGGCATCACGGTCGCAGGACACTCAAACACCGCGTGGTGGCCCGAAACCCTGAACCTCGAAATTCTCCATCAGCACGACACAAAGGTCAGCCCGCTCGGCAAGGACTTCAACTATCGCGACGCCGTCAAGTCGCTCGATTTTGAAGCCCTGAAGAAAGACATGCATGACCTGATGACCAACAGTCAGGACTGGTGGCCCGCAGACTATGGCCATTACGGCGGCCTGATGATCCGCCTCGCCTGGCACTCGGCCGGCTCCTACCGCCTGGCCGACGGCCGCGGCGGCGGCAACACCGGCAACATCCGCTTCGCCCCGCTCAACTCCTGGCCCGATAACGGCAACCTCGACAAGGCCCGCCGCCTCCTCTGGCCGATCAAGAAGAAATACGGCAACAAGATCTCCTGGGCTGACCTCATCCTCCTGTCGGGTACCATCGCCTATGAGAGCATGGGCCTGAAAACCTACGGCTTCTCCTTCGGCCGCGAAGACATCTGGGCCCCTGAGAAAGACGTGTACTGGGGCGCAGAAAAAGAGTGGCTTGCCCCCTCTGACGAGCGCTACACCGACGTCGACAAGCCCGAAACGATGGAAAACCCGCTCGCCGCCGTGCAGATGGGCCTGATCTACGTCAACCCCGAAGGCGTGAACGGCAAATCCGATCCGCTCAAGTCTGCTGCCCAGGTCCGTGAAACCTTCGCCCGCATGGCGATGAACGACGAAGAAACCGCCGCGCTGACCTGCGGTGGCCACACCGTCGGCAAGGCCCACGGCAATGGCGATGCTGGCAAGCTCAGCCCGCCGCCCGAAGGCAACGATCTGGAAACCCAGGGCTTCGGCTGGATGAACCCGAACATGGACGGCAAGGCGACGAACGCTGTCACCTCCGGCATCGAAGGCGCCTGGACCACCCACCCGACCAAATGGGACATGGGCTATTTCCATCTCCTGTTCGGTTATGAGTGGGAGCTGACCAAGAGCCCCGCCGGCGCAAGCCAGTGGCGCCCGATCAACATCAAGGAAGAAGACATGCCGGTCGATCCTACCGATCCGACCAAGCGCGTCATGCCGATGATGACCGACGCCGACATGGCCATGAAAATGGACCCGGCCTATAACGCCATCTGCCAGAAGTTCATGGCAGATCAGGCCTACTTCTCCGACACCTTCGCCCGCGCCTGGTTCAAGCTGACCCACCGCGACCTTGGCCCCCGCGTCCGCTACATCGGCCCCGACGCGCCTCAGGAAGACCTGATCTGGCAAGACCCGGTCCCGGCCGGCAGCAAGTCCTATGATGTTGCCGCCGTCAAAGCGAAGATCGCCGACTCCGGCCTCTCGCTGTCGGAAATGGTCTCCACCGCCTGGGACAGCGCCCGCACCTTCCGCGGCTCTGACCTGCGCGGCGGCGCCAATGGCGCGCGCATCCGCCTTGCCCCTCAGAAGGATTGGGCCGGCAACGAGCCTGCCCGCCTCCAGAAGGTGCTCTCGGTGCTGGAGCCGATCGCGTCGGCAACCGGCGCCAGCGTGGCAGACGTCATCGTCCTCGCAGGCAATGTTGGCGTCGAGCAGGCTGCTAAGGCAGCTGGCTTCGACATCAGCGTTCCGTTCTCGCCCGGCCGCGGTGATGCAACCGCCGAGATGACCGATGCCGACTCCTTTGAGTCGCTCGAGCCGTATGCAGACGGTTTCCGCAACTGGCAGAAAGAGGACTATGTCGTGAAGCCGGAAGAACTCCTGCTTGACCGCGCCCAGCTCCTCGGCCTCACCGGTCCGGAAATGACGGTCCTTCTCGGCGGTATGCGCGTGATGGGCACCAACCATGGTGGCACCAAGCATGGCGTGTTCACCGATAAGGTTGGCGCACTGACGAACGACTTTTTCGTCAACCTCACCGACATGGCCAACAAATGGGTGCCACGTGGCAAGAACGCCTACGACATCACCGACCGCAAGTCCGGCGCCGTGAAGTTCACCGCCACCCGCGCAGACCTCGTCTTCGGCTCGAATTCGATCCTGCGCGCCTATGCGGAAATCTATGCCCAGGACGACGCGAAAGAAAAGTTCGTGAAGGACTTTGTCGCCGCCTGGTCGAAAGTGATGGACGCAGACCGGTTCGATCTGGCCTGA
- a CDS encoding efflux RND transporter permease subunit produces the protein MRLSHFFIRRPIFAAVISVVITLLGAFAFPQLPLAQYPEIAPPTVVVTASYPGASSEDVANQVAAPLEQEINGVEGMIYMTSSSTADGVVMLTITFEPGTDLDTAQVQVQNRVSRAEPRLPEQVRQTGVSVNQQASGFLLLVAITSPGGQLDKDYVANYAASNIKDRLLRINGVGGIEVFGGGNYSMRVWINPERAAALNLTSADIVAALRAQNIQAAGGTLGQPPFAEAGAPPFQIPVQVSGRLIEPEEFGDVVIRRGEDGSVVRLRDVARVDIGAENYLMRSYFDGQPGIGLAVSQLPGSNALEAAEQVLAEMELAAQEFPEGLEYMIPYNPTEFVQASVSAVEHALIEAVFLVMIVILIFLQTWRAALIPILAIPVSIIGVFAVQLALGYSINSLSLFALVLAVGIVVDDAIVVVENVERSIREGKTPMQAAITSMNEVGGALIAMNLVLVSVFVPTLFMGGIPGIFYEQFAVAIASAAVISLLVSLTLSPALCALLLKPHEEHSHKKGSPILAPLRIASNGFNKGFDWLSNTYGTVVSKLVRMLVIVMIVYAGLLATTGWRLSATPTGFIPEQDQGFLIGVVQLPAGASLERTNTVMLRIVEELQATEGIQGVAAMVGMDGSSFSSASNAGTMFIRLADFDERKGDENLSAAAISQRLTGQFMSSLPEGNAFIIAPPAVQGLGQGGGFKMMIQDRSGAGTAALQQATFAMMDAAGQDPRVTSVYTTFNTDSPTVRVEVDRDRAQLLGVEPADVYSTLGTNLGSTYVNDFNFLGRTFRVTAQADAPFRETAGSIGQFQVRSSTGQMVPISAVAQIVDGSGPVRMVRHNNFPAIELSGQTAAGVSTGASLAAMEEMAAQVLPDGISYEWTEIAYQEKAVGNSSTMIFVMAVIFVFLVLAAQYEAFTLPFAVIFIVPMCILAATIGINIAGMANDILAQVGLIVLVALAAKNAILLVEFAKQAEEQRGLTPHEAAVEGSRLRLRPILMTSFAFIFGVMPLAFATGAGAEMRQSIGITVFSGMIGVTIFGLIFTPAFYVIGRMISKRLPGASRKDDTHTPVEGGQA, from the coding sequence ATGCGCCTTTCCCACTTTTTCATCCGGCGGCCCATCTTTGCCGCCGTGATTTCTGTCGTGATCACACTGCTGGGCGCCTTCGCGTTCCCGCAGCTGCCGCTGGCTCAATACCCTGAAATTGCCCCGCCCACTGTTGTCGTCACGGCCTCTTACCCCGGCGCTTCGTCCGAGGACGTAGCCAACCAGGTCGCCGCGCCGCTGGAACAGGAAATCAACGGCGTGGAAGGGATGATCTACATGACATCCTCCTCCACCGCCGATGGCGTCGTCATGCTGACGATCACCTTCGAGCCGGGCACCGATCTCGACACCGCCCAGGTGCAGGTCCAGAACCGCGTCTCCCGCGCCGAGCCGCGCCTGCCAGAGCAGGTCCGCCAGACCGGCGTGTCGGTCAACCAGCAGGCCTCCGGCTTCCTCCTGCTCGTCGCGATCACCTCGCCGGGCGGCCAGCTCGACAAGGATTACGTCGCCAACTACGCAGCCTCCAACATCAAGGACCGCCTGCTGCGCATCAATGGCGTCGGCGGCATTGAAGTGTTCGGCGGCGGCAACTATTCCATGCGCGTCTGGATCAATCCCGAACGCGCCGCAGCCCTCAACCTCACCTCGGCTGACATCGTCGCGGCCCTGCGCGCCCAGAACATCCAGGCTGCGGGCGGCACACTGGGCCAGCCCCCCTTTGCTGAGGCTGGCGCCCCGCCATTCCAGATCCCCGTCCAGGTCAGCGGCCGCCTGATCGAACCTGAAGAGTTCGGCGATGTCGTCATCCGCCGCGGCGAGGATGGCTCCGTCGTCCGCCTGCGCGATGTCGCCCGCGTCGACATCGGCGCCGAAAATTACCTCATGCGCTCCTATTTCGATGGCCAGCCCGGCATCGGCCTCGCCGTCTCCCAGCTGCCCGGCTCCAACGCCCTCGAAGCGGCAGAGCAAGTGCTGGCTGAAATGGAACTGGCCGCCCAGGAATTCCCTGAGGGCCTCGAATACATGATCCCTTATAATCCCACCGAATTCGTCCAGGCCTCGGTGTCTGCGGTGGAGCATGCCCTCATCGAAGCGGTCTTCCTCGTGATGATCGTCATCCTGATCTTTCTGCAGACCTGGCGCGCCGCCCTCATCCCGATCCTCGCTATCCCGGTCTCGATCATCGGCGTCTTCGCCGTCCAGCTTGCGCTCGGCTATTCCATCAACTCGCTGTCCCTGTTCGCCCTCGTGCTTGCAGTCGGCATCGTGGTGGATGACGCGATCGTCGTGGTGGAGAATGTCGAACGCTCCATCCGCGAGGGCAAAACGCCCATGCAGGCGGCCATCACCTCCATGAACGAGGTCGGCGGCGCGCTCATCGCGATGAACCTCGTGCTGGTTTCGGTGTTCGTGCCCACACTCTTCATGGGCGGCATTCCCGGCATCTTCTATGAACAGTTCGCCGTCGCCATCGCGTCGGCTGCTGTCATCTCGCTGCTGGTCTCGCTCACCCTGTCTCCGGCTCTCTGCGCGCTGCTGCTGAAGCCGCACGAAGAACACAGCCACAAGAAGGGCAGCCCGATCCTTGCCCCGCTGCGCATCGCCAGCAACGGCTTCAACAAGGGCTTCGACTGGCTGTCCAACACCTACGGCACGGTCGTCTCCAAACTGGTCCGTATGCTGGTGATCGTGATGATCGTCTATGCCGGCCTCCTGGCCACCACCGGCTGGCGCCTGTCGGCCACGCCTACGGGCTTCATCCCGGAGCAGGACCAGGGCTTCCTCATCGGCGTCGTCCAGCTCCCCGCGGGCGCCTCGCTGGAGCGCACCAACACCGTCATGCTGCGCATCGTCGAGGAACTTCAGGCCACTGAAGGCATCCAGGGCGTCGCCGCAATGGTCGGCATGGACGGCTCCAGCTTCTCGTCCGCCTCCAACGCCGGCACGATGTTCATCCGCCTGGCTGACTTTGACGAACGCAAAGGCGATGAGAACCTCTCCGCCGCCGCGATCTCGCAGCGTCTCACTGGCCAGTTCATGTCCAGCCTGCCCGAAGGCAACGCCTTCATCATCGCCCCTCCGGCGGTGCAGGGCCTGGGCCAGGGCGGCGGCTTCAAGATGATGATCCAGGATCGCTCCGGCGCCGGTACAGCCGCGCTCCAGCAGGCAACCTTCGCCATGATGGACGCTGCTGGCCAGGACCCCCGCGTCACCAGCGTCTACACCACCTTCAACACAGACTCGCCCACCGTGCGGGTAGAGGTGGACCGCGACCGCGCCCAGCTCCTCGGTGTAGAACCGGCGGATGTCTATTCGACGCTCGGAACCAATCTCGGCTCCACCTATGTGAACGACTTCAACTTCCTTGGGCGGACATTCCGCGTCACTGCCCAGGCAGATGCTCCGTTCCGTGAAACTGCCGGCAGTATCGGCCAGTTCCAGGTCCGCTCGTCCACCGGTCAGATGGTGCCGATCTCGGCGGTTGCCCAGATCGTTGACGGCTCCGGCCCGGTCCGCATGGTCCGCCATAACAACTTCCCCGCCATCGAGCTCAGCGGCCAGACAGCGGCCGGTGTCTCCACCGGTGCCTCGCTCGCCGCGATGGAAGAGATGGCCGCGCAGGTGCTCCCCGATGGCATCAGCTATGAATGGACCGAAATTGCCTATCAGGAGAAAGCCGTCGGCAACTCCTCCACGATGATCTTCGTGATGGCGGTTATCTTTGTCTTCCTCGTCCTGGCGGCGCAGTATGAAGCCTTCACGCTGCCCTTCGCCGTTATCTTCATCGTCCCGATGTGTATCCTCGCGGCCACCATCGGCATCAACATCGCAGGTATGGCGAACGACATCCTCGCCCAGGTCGGCCTCATCGTCCTTGTCGCTCTTGCGGCCAAGAACGCGATCCTCCTGGTCGAGTTTGCCAAGCAGGCAGAAGAACAACGCGGACTGACGCCGCATGAGGCGGCTGTTGAAGGCTCCCGCCTGCGCCTTCGTCCGATCTTGATGACATCCTTCGCCTTCATCTTCGGTGTGATGCCATTGGCGTTCGCAACCGGGGCAGGGGCAGAGATGCGCCAGTCCATCGGTATCACCGTGTTCTCGGGCATGATCGGGGTGACCATTTTCGGTCTCATCTTCACGCCGGCTTTCTATGTCATTGGACGGATGATCTCGAAGCGGCTTCCCGGTGCCAGCCGTAAAGACGACACCCACACGCCGGTCGAAGGAGGCCAGGCATGA
- a CDS encoding catecholate siderophore receptor Fiu, whose translation MIRSRKHGLKTSLALIAAMSGTLHAHAEADDARRSDPEKREETVIVEGESLYIVPHVSSPKLTQELVNTPQTISVISGQLIADQGAVSLMEALRNTPGITMQLGENGNTSSGDTFTMRGFSSQSSIFQDGIRDLGAVTRDSFNLEQIEVAKGPAGSDIGRGASSGYINQVSKTPLDDDFTSLFAGATSEGGVRLTGDANKMLTGTAGVRLNVMVQDMPVPGRDEVTNKGYGIAPSIAFGVGTGTEFQLFAQHIIQENVPDGGIPSIGLEGFYNADETLLAGAAVDRSNFYGSKSDFEDVEANMITAKMIHDLGGGLTLTSTARYGKTQMDRVLTGINGLDAPSSDPSTWTVSRSRQRVDQTNDILGNQTIITGSFNTGRLVHDFSTGIEALNESQKSGSFSTTGLTTPAASLYNPDPNIVLPTPYPSGGKADGSTTTLAAFLFDTINLDEKWYFTAGIRAENYETDVNGVTITSSRSHPDLPPGTALAYDLSDDGNLVSWKLAGLYKPRENGSVYISYGNSLTPPGGANFSLSSGESSINNPAFDPQETQNLEVGTKWDLFGEHLALAAAYYSTTNKDELSVLDPDTNTYEQLGERKVEGVELSAVGKITPDWQVSASLTTIDTEVTEGTTGNNSEGASSRWSPDLAATVWTTYNLTPAFTFGGGARYMGEQKRVVNPGTDISTQNVPVIPEAWVVDAMARYQFTERLALQLNVYNLFDEDYISTLNNSGARLTPGQPTSAYLSLNVRF comes from the coding sequence ATGATACGCAGTCGCAAACATGGACTGAAAACTAGCCTTGCCCTTATCGCCGCAATGAGCGGCACCCTACATGCCCATGCCGAGGCGGATGATGCCCGCCGGAGTGATCCCGAGAAGCGGGAAGAAACGGTGATTGTCGAAGGCGAGAGCCTCTACATCGTGCCTCATGTTTCGTCGCCAAAACTGACGCAAGAGCTGGTGAACACGCCGCAGACGATCAGCGTGATCTCCGGCCAGCTGATTGCCGACCAGGGCGCGGTCAGCCTGATGGAAGCGCTGCGCAATACGCCGGGCATCACGATGCAGCTGGGCGAGAACGGCAACACCTCCTCAGGGGATACGTTCACGATGCGGGGCTTCTCCTCGCAAAGCTCGATCTTCCAGGACGGTATTCGTGACCTGGGCGCGGTGACCCGTGACAGCTTTAACCTCGAGCAGATCGAGGTGGCCAAGGGGCCGGCCGGCTCCGACATCGGCCGGGGAGCATCCTCGGGCTATATCAACCAGGTTTCCAAGACACCGCTGGATGACGACTTTACGTCACTGTTTGCGGGCGCGACCAGCGAAGGCGGCGTGCGCCTGACGGGGGACGCCAACAAGATGTTGACCGGCACGGCCGGGGTTCGCCTCAATGTGATGGTTCAGGACATGCCGGTTCCCGGCCGCGATGAAGTGACCAATAAGGGTTACGGCATTGCGCCCTCCATCGCGTTCGGCGTTGGGACGGGTACGGAGTTCCAGCTGTTCGCCCAGCACATCATTCAGGAAAATGTACCTGATGGCGGCATTCCCTCTATCGGTCTTGAGGGTTTCTACAATGCCGATGAAACGCTTCTGGCCGGCGCGGCTGTAGACCGGTCGAACTTCTATGGCAGCAAGTCTGACTTCGAGGACGTGGAAGCCAACATGATCACCGCAAAGATGATCCATGATCTTGGCGGCGGCCTGACCCTGACCAGCACTGCACGTTACGGCAAGACGCAGATGGACCGCGTGCTGACCGGCATCAATGGCCTGGACGCGCCCTCCTCCGATCCCTCGACCTGGACGGTTTCCCGTTCGCGTCAACGCGTGGACCAGACCAATGACATTCTGGGCAATCAGACGATCATCACGGGCAGCTTCAACACCGGCCGCCTGGTGCACGATTTCTCGACGGGGATTGAGGCGCTGAACGAATCCCAGAAATCGGGTTCGTTTTCCACAACCGGCCTGACGACTCCGGCCGCCTCGCTCTACAATCCTGATCCGAACATTGTTCTGCCCACCCCCTACCCTTCGGGCGGCAAGGCAGATGGCAGCACGACGACGCTTGCCGCCTTCCTTTTTGATACGATCAATCTGGACGAAAAATGGTATTTCACCGCCGGCATTCGCGCGGAGAATTACGAGACGGATGTGAACGGTGTGACGATCACCTCTTCACGTTCGCACCCTGATCTTCCTCCCGGCACGGCGCTTGCCTACGATCTGTCTGATGATGGCAACCTCGTCAGCTGGAAACTCGCAGGTCTCTACAAGCCGCGGGAGAATGGCAGCGTCTATATCAGCTATGGCAACTCGCTGACCCCGCCGGGCGGGGCAAACTTCTCGCTGTCGTCTGGCGAGTCCAGCATCAACAATCCCGCCTTCGATCCGCAGGAAACGCAGAACCTGGAAGTGGGCACGAAATGGGACCTGTTCGGCGAGCATCTGGCGCTGGCGGCGGCCTATTACTCCACCACCAACAAGGACGAGCTTTCCGTGCTTGATCCGGACACCAACACTTATGAACAGCTGGGCGAGCGCAAGGTGGAAGGTGTTGAGCTTTCGGCCGTTGGCAAGATTACGCCGGACTGGCAGGTTTCCGCCAGCCTGACGACCATCGATACCGAAGTCACTGAAGGGACCACGGGCAACAACTCGGAAGGCGCTTCGTCGCGCTGGTCGCCCGACCTCGCCGCGACGGTCTGGACGACCTATAATCTGACGCCGGCCTTCACCTTTGGCGGCGGCGCGCGGTATATGGGCGAGCAGAAACGGGTGGTGAACCCCGGCACCGACATCTCCACACAGAATGTTCCGGTTATCCCGGAAGCCTGGGTGGTGGACGCGATGGCGCGGTATCAGTTCACCGAGCGGCTGGCGCTTCAGCTGAACGTGTATAACCTCTTTGACGAGGATTACATTTCGACGCTGAACAATTCCGGTGCACGCCTGACACCGGGCCAACCGACATCTGCGTATCTTTCGCTGAACGTCCGGTTCTAG